Proteins from one Stenotrophomonas aracearum genomic window:
- a CDS encoding monovalent cation/H+ antiporter subunit A — protein MNPSLLLLLALPFLLAVAVAVFRRSSRATAAWMAAAAPVGGLALLATMTPGILDGGVLRSFGEWLPQIGLAFSLRLDGLAWMFAGMVLAIGALVVMYAHYYLSPRDNAHRFYCYLLLFMGAMLGMVLSGNLLLLMVFWEMTSISSFLLIGFWSHRQDAREGARMALVVTGGGGLALLGGVLLIGRIVGSFELDAVLAAGDLIRSSPLYPYALFLVLAGIFTKSAQFPFHFWLPHAMAAPTPVSAYLHSATMVKAGVFLLARLHPALAGTDLFFYTVSGIGALTLLIGAWNAIFQHDLKGLLAYSTISHLGLITLLFGLSTPMAVVAGVFHILNHATFKASLFMAAGIIDHETGTRDMRKLGGLRRLMPFTSALAIIASLAMAGIPLLNGFLSKEMLFAEAITAQGPEPMRIAVSIAALLAGVFGVAYSLRFVHDTFFGKGPHDLDRVPHEPPRFMKVPVEILVVICVAVGIAPALTVAPVLHAAASSILGPAMPAYSLSIWHGFNMPLMMSIGGVLGGIALYFGLRRLINLHAVITRATGRNLFHKQLDVVFGFAHWLTHTLANGSLQRMLMALVVVAIIVAAAPFVANPVSPNWPSPQPLSLLGWLVWVVMIACALGALFLYRQRLLAVLVVGGTGLMVSLTFVYLSAPDLALTQLLVEMVTLVLMLLGMNYLPAQSPPEKSQWRKRRDALIAVVGGAGLAAMAYSAMTLPPNTMAGEMLARALPEAYGENVVNVILVDFRGFDTFGEITVFGIAALVVHAMLRRSRMAPEQIMPGPPIQLPVPADLAQVMFPLTLTVSIFLFLRGHNAPGGGFIAGLVLAVPLLIQYVIQGTASVESRFGFDYIRCIGAGLLIAIVSGSASMLFGVPFLTSGHIDLDVPLIGTVPLASAIGFDTGVYLVVFGGAMLILSMMGTVKPSRTRDSRKGEIDPNRRSARTGETH, from the coding sequence ATGAATCCCAGCCTTCTCCTGCTGCTTGCCCTGCCCTTCCTGCTGGCGGTGGCCGTGGCCGTGTTCCGCCGCAGCTCCCGCGCTACCGCCGCCTGGATGGCCGCCGCCGCACCCGTGGGCGGTCTGGCGCTGCTGGCAACGATGACCCCCGGCATCCTGGATGGCGGGGTCTTGCGCAGTTTCGGGGAGTGGCTGCCGCAGATCGGGCTGGCCTTCTCGCTGCGGCTGGACGGGCTGGCCTGGATGTTCGCCGGGATGGTGCTGGCGATCGGCGCGCTGGTGGTGATGTACGCGCACTACTACCTGAGCCCGCGCGACAACGCGCACCGCTTCTACTGCTACCTGCTGCTGTTCATGGGCGCCATGCTGGGCATGGTGCTGTCGGGCAACCTGCTGCTGCTGATGGTGTTCTGGGAAATGACCAGCATCAGCTCGTTCCTGCTGATCGGCTTCTGGTCGCACCGCCAGGACGCCCGCGAGGGTGCGCGGATGGCGTTGGTGGTGACCGGCGGCGGCGGACTGGCGCTGCTGGGTGGCGTGCTGCTGATCGGGCGCATCGTCGGCAGCTTCGAACTGGACGCGGTGCTGGCCGCCGGCGACCTGATCCGCAGCAGCCCGCTGTACCCGTACGCGCTGTTCCTGGTGCTGGCCGGCATCTTCACCAAGAGCGCGCAGTTCCCGTTCCACTTCTGGCTGCCGCATGCCATGGCCGCGCCGACTCCGGTGTCGGCCTACCTGCATTCGGCCACGATGGTGAAGGCCGGCGTGTTCCTGCTGGCGCGGCTGCACCCGGCCCTGGCCGGCACCGACCTGTTCTTCTATACGGTCAGCGGGATCGGCGCGCTGACCCTGCTGATCGGTGCCTGGAACGCGATCTTCCAGCACGACCTGAAAGGCCTGCTGGCCTATTCGACGATCTCCCACCTCGGCCTGATCACCCTGCTGTTCGGCCTGTCCACGCCGATGGCGGTGGTGGCCGGCGTGTTCCACATCCTCAACCACGCCACCTTCAAGGCTTCGCTGTTCATGGCCGCCGGCATCATCGACCATGAAACCGGCACCCGCGACATGCGCAAGCTCGGCGGGTTGCGGCGGCTGATGCCATTCACCAGCGCGCTGGCAATCATCGCCTCGCTGGCGATGGCCGGCATTCCCCTGCTCAACGGCTTCCTCTCCAAGGAAATGCTGTTCGCCGAGGCGATCACCGCACAGGGCCCGGAGCCGATGCGCATCGCCGTGTCCATCGCAGCGCTGCTGGCCGGCGTGTTCGGCGTGGCCTACAGCCTGCGCTTCGTGCACGACACCTTCTTCGGCAAGGGGCCGCATGACCTGGACCGCGTGCCGCACGAGCCGCCGCGCTTCATGAAGGTGCCGGTGGAGATCCTGGTGGTGATCTGCGTCGCCGTGGGCATCGCCCCGGCCCTCACCGTGGCACCGGTACTGCACGCAGCGGCCTCGTCCATCCTGGGCCCGGCCATGCCGGCGTACAGCCTGTCGATCTGGCACGGCTTCAACATGCCGCTGATGATGAGCATCGGCGGGGTACTTGGCGGCATCGCGCTCTACTTTGGGCTGCGCCGCCTGATCAACCTGCATGCAGTGATCACCCGCGCCACCGGCCGCAACCTGTTCCACAAGCAGCTGGACGTGGTGTTCGGGTTCGCCCACTGGCTCACGCACACGCTGGCCAACGGCAGCCTGCAGCGCATGCTGATGGCGCTGGTGGTAGTGGCGATCATCGTGGCCGCCGCCCCCTTCGTGGCCAACCCGGTGTCGCCGAACTGGCCGTCACCGCAGCCGTTGTCGCTGCTGGGCTGGCTGGTGTGGGTGGTGATGATTGCCTGCGCGCTGGGCGCGTTGTTCCTGTACCGGCAGCGCCTGCTGGCGGTACTGGTGGTGGGCGGAACGGGGCTGATGGTCTCGCTCACCTTCGTATACCTCTCGGCGCCCGACCTGGCGTTGACCCAGCTGCTGGTGGAAATGGTCACCCTGGTGCTGATGTTGCTGGGCATGAACTACCTGCCGGCACAGTCGCCACCGGAGAAGTCGCAGTGGCGCAAGCGCCGCGACGCGCTGATCGCGGTGGTCGGCGGCGCCGGCCTGGCCGCCATGGCCTACAGCGCCATGACCCTGCCGCCCAACACCATGGCCGGCGAAATGCTGGCGCGGGCCCTGCCCGAGGCGTATGGCGAGAACGTGGTCAACGTGATCCTGGTCGACTTCCGCGGGTTCGATACGTTCGGCGAGATCACCGTGTTCGGCATCGCCGCGCTGGTGGTGCACGCCATGCTGCGGCGCTCGCGCATGGCGCCGGAGCAGATCATGCCCGGCCCGCCCATCCAGCTGCCGGTGCCGGCCGACCTGGCCCAGGTGATGTTCCCGCTGACCCTCACCGTGTCCATCTTCCTGTTCCTGCGCGGCCACAACGCGCCTGGCGGCGGCTTCATCGCCGGCCTGGTGCTGGCGGTGCCGCTGCTGATCCAGTACGTGATCCAGGGCACCGCGTCGGTGGAGTCCCGCTTCGGCTTCGACTATATCCGCTGCATCGGCGCGGGCCTGTTGATCGCCATCGTCAGTGGCAGTGCCTCGATGCTGTTCGGGGTGCCGTTCCTGACCAGTGGCCATATCGACCTGGACGTGCCGCTGATCGGCACCGTGCCGCTGGCCAGTGCCATCGGCTTCGACACCGGCGTGTACCTGGTGGTGTTCGGCGGCGCGATGCTGATCCTGTCGATGATGGGCACCGTGAAGCCCTCGCGTACCCGCGACTCGCGCAAGGGCGAGATCGATCCCAACCGCCGTTCGGCACGCACCGGGGAGACCCACTGA
- a CDS encoding sodium:calcium antiporter translates to MIAATAWFLLGLLLLALGGDSIVKAASGLAQRFGASPFVAGLLLVTFGTSLPELVVNARAFVVGAEDLALGNAVGSNIVNVGLTLALAALAAPLLVRARLLSPLLILLAVASLALIVFGLDGVIARWEGAVLLLGFVALLAFVLRAAKRESEGVREAIAGYAMTRTGLGLNLIRVVFAAVCLYYGARWIVGAAPVMGASLGWSPLLVGLLPVAIGTALPEVAAAMVAARRGQGDMVLGHVIGSSLFNLLVVVGGMAALRPLALPESFVKLELPAAIAFVLVLYPMLRGDLVVSRKEGGILLVAFVGWVILELALLA, encoded by the coding sequence ATGATCGCTGCTACCGCTTGGTTCCTGCTGGGCCTGCTGCTGCTTGCATTGGGTGGCGACTCCATCGTCAAGGCTGCCTCCGGGCTGGCCCAGCGCTTCGGCGCCTCGCCCTTCGTGGCGGGGTTGTTGCTGGTCACCTTCGGCACCTCGCTGCCGGAACTGGTGGTCAATGCACGCGCGTTCGTGGTCGGCGCCGAGGACCTGGCGCTCGGCAACGCGGTGGGCAGCAACATCGTCAACGTGGGCCTGACCCTGGCCCTGGCGGCGCTGGCTGCACCGCTGCTGGTGCGGGCACGGCTGCTCTCGCCGCTGCTGATCCTGCTGGCCGTGGCCAGCCTGGCGCTGATCGTGTTCGGCCTGGACGGGGTGATCGCGCGCTGGGAAGGCGCAGTGCTGCTGCTGGGCTTCGTTGCGCTGCTGGCCTTCGTGCTGCGTGCGGCGAAGCGGGAGTCGGAAGGGGTGCGGGAGGCGATTGCCGGTTACGCGATGACCCGCACCGGCCTGGGCCTCAACCTGATCCGCGTGGTGTTCGCGGCGGTGTGCCTCTACTACGGCGCGCGCTGGATCGTCGGTGCAGCGCCGGTGATGGGCGCCAGCCTGGGCTGGTCGCCGTTGCTGGTCGGCCTGCTGCCGGTCGCCATCGGCACCGCGCTGCCGGAGGTGGCGGCAGCCATGGTGGCGGCTCGCCGCGGCCAGGGCGACATGGTGCTGGGCCACGTGATCGGCTCCAGCCTGTTCAACCTGCTGGTGGTGGTAGGCGGCATGGCCGCCCTGCGCCCGCTGGCGCTGCCCGAGTCGTTCGTGAAGCTCGAGCTGCCGGCGGCCATCGCCTTCGTGCTGGTGCTGTACCCGATGCTGCGCGGCGACCTGGTGGTCAGCCGGAAGGAAGGCGGGATCCTGCTGGTGGCGTTCGTAGGGTGGGTGATTCTGGAGCTGGCGCTGCTGGCTTGA
- a CDS encoding Na+/H+ antiporter subunit E, with product MNRRPLFRRVFPSPSLSVMVTGFWVLMSDSFTLGQILLGMVLGVVVPLFAARLDREFARIGTLRPLPKLVCVTLWDILVSNIRVAIQVLGPERRIHPGFIWLPLDIANIHGIAALTSMITLTPGTVSAALSDDRRYLLVHVLHLEDPDALIKEIKRRYEAPLMEIFP from the coding sequence ATGAACCGTCGCCCCCTCTTCCGTCGCGTGTTTCCCTCGCCGTCGCTGAGCGTGATGGTGACCGGGTTCTGGGTGCTGATGTCCGACAGCTTCACCCTGGGCCAGATCCTGCTCGGCATGGTGCTGGGCGTGGTGGTGCCGTTGTTCGCCGCGCGGCTGGACCGTGAGTTCGCCCGCATCGGCACGCTGCGGCCGCTGCCCAAGCTGGTCTGCGTGACGCTGTGGGACATCCTGGTCTCCAACATCCGCGTGGCGATCCAGGTGCTGGGACCCGAGCGTCGCATCCATCCCGGCTTCATCTGGCTGCCGCTGGACATCGCCAACATCCACGGCATTGCCGCGTTGACCAGCATGATCACCCTGACCCCGGGCACGGTGTCGGCCGCGCTGTCCGACGATCGCCGCTATCTGCTGGTGCATGTGCTGCACCTGGAAGATCCAGACGCGCTGATCAAGGAGATCAAGCGCCGTTACGAAGCCCCGCTGATGGAGATTTTCCCATGA
- a CDS encoding MarR family winged helix-turn-helix transcriptional regulator produces MSPADPSSHSIRASHALLDLEQFLPYRLSVLSNRVSGNIAKLYGDRYGLAIPEWRVITILALYPGSSASEVSDRTAMDKVAVSRAVARLLERGFIKRETHGDDRRRSVLALSAAGFEVYETIAPLVIEITRKLMSVLSEEEEQMLERLILRLAGDGLQRMDEG; encoded by the coding sequence ATGAGCCCAGCCGATCCCAGCAGCCACAGCATCCGTGCCTCGCACGCCCTGCTAGACCTCGAGCAGTTCCTGCCCTACCGGCTGAGCGTCCTGTCCAACCGGGTCAGCGGCAACATCGCCAAGCTGTATGGGGACCGGTACGGCCTGGCGATTCCCGAATGGCGGGTGATCACGATCCTGGCGCTGTACCCGGGCTCGTCGGCCAGCGAGGTCTCCGACCGCACCGCGATGGACAAGGTGGCGGTCAGCCGGGCCGTGGCCAGACTGCTCGAACGCGGCTTCATCAAGCGTGAAACCCATGGCGACGACCGCCGCCGCTCGGTGCTGGCGCTGTCTGCGGCCGGTTTCGAGGTGTACGAGACCATCGCCCCGCTGGTGATCGAGATCACCCGCAAGCTGATGTCGGTGCTCAGCGAGGAAGAGGAGCAGATGCTGGAAAGGCTGATCCTGCGCCTGGCCGGCGACGGCCTCCAGCGGATGGACGAGGGCTAG
- a CDS encoding thioredoxin family protein: MRMSAVGASLIVAGLLAACSPSAPTAAPAQPLDTTEQKPPVADPSQPVASGNTPAAADVAAVAALNAQFDPARDPVADLATAKVEAQRGGKRIVLDVGGEWCSWCHLLDAFVEGDAEIRSFRDANYVWMKVNYSEDNENAAFLSQYPQIKGYPHLFVLDAQGTLLHSQFTGELEADKGQPKGYNREKFLAFMKDWAPPQAP, from the coding sequence ATGCGCATGTCCGCTGTGGGTGCTTCGTTGATCGTGGCCGGCCTGCTGGCCGCCTGTTCGCCGTCGGCGCCCACCGCCGCACCTGCGCAGCCGCTGGACACCACCGAGCAGAAGCCGCCGGTGGCCGATCCCAGCCAACCGGTGGCCTCGGGCAACACGCCGGCCGCCGCGGACGTCGCTGCGGTGGCCGCGCTCAATGCGCAGTTCGATCCGGCCCGCGACCCGGTGGCCGACCTGGCCACCGCCAAGGTCGAAGCCCAGCGGGGCGGCAAGCGGATCGTGCTGGACGTGGGCGGGGAGTGGTGCTCGTGGTGCCACCTGCTGGACGCGTTCGTCGAGGGCGATGCGGAGATCCGCAGCTTCCGCGACGCCAACTACGTCTGGATGAAGGTGAACTACAGCGAGGACAACGAGAACGCCGCGTTCCTGTCGCAGTACCCGCAGATCAAGGGCTACCCGCACCTGTTCGTGCTGGACGCGCAGGGCACGCTGCTGCACTCGCAGTTCACCGGCGAGCTGGAAGCCGACAAGGGCCAGCCCAAGGGCTACAACCGCGAAAAGTTCCTAGCCTTCATGAAGGACTGGGCGCCGCCACAGGCGCCCTGA
- a CDS encoding Na+/H+ antiporter subunit C: MELALASAIGVLGAIGIYLLLRARSFDVILGMTFLSYATNLLIFAGGRLVSGKAPVLRAGLDSNLGNYTDPLPQALVLTAIVIAFAMTAVSIVLAMRSRSDNHSDHVDAHEDEASELPDTAPGREGGA; encoded by the coding sequence ATGGAACTGGCCCTGGCAAGTGCAATTGGCGTACTGGGTGCGATCGGCATCTACCTGCTGCTGCGCGCGCGCAGCTTCGACGTGATCCTGGGCATGACCTTCCTGTCCTATGCCACCAACCTGCTGATCTTCGCCGGCGGCCGGTTGGTCAGCGGCAAGGCGCCGGTGCTTCGCGCAGGACTGGATTCGAACCTGGGCAACTACACCGACCCGCTGCCGCAGGCGCTGGTGCTCACCGCGATCGTCATCGCCTTTGCGATGACCGCGGTGAGCATCGTGCTGGCCATGCGCAGCCGCAGCGACAACCACAGCGACCATGTGGACGCGCACGAGGATGAGGCTTCCGAGCTGCCCGATACCGCGCCCGGCCGGGAGGGTGGCGCATGA
- the hmgA gene encoding homogentisate 1,2-dioxygenase, translated as MTSSISARGYQTGFGNEFATEAVEGALPVGRNSPQRVAHGLYAEQLSGTAFTAPRGSNRRSWVYRIRPAVTHGEFQPYAQPHLHSDFAHGAVSPNQLRWDPLPLPGTPTDFVDGLYTMGGNGSPDAHGGVGIHLYAATADMRGRYFYNADGELLIVPQLGRLRLLTEFGVIEIEPQQIAVIPRGVRFRVELPDGQARGYVCENFGALLKLPDLGPVGSNGLANPRDFETPHAAYEDVDGDFELIAKFQGQLWRAPIDHSPLDVVAWHGNYAPYRYDLRRFNTIGSISHDHPDPSIFLVLHSPSDTPGTSNMDFAIFPPRWLVAQDTFRPPWFHRNIASEFMGLIHGAYDAKAEGFVPGGASLHNSMSGHGPDAATFEKASAADLSKPDVIKDTMAFMFETRGVIRPTAQAMDAAHRQRGYQQCWKGLKKNFSA; from the coding sequence ATGACGTCCTCCATCTCCGCACGCGGCTACCAGACCGGCTTCGGCAACGAGTTCGCCACCGAGGCGGTGGAGGGCGCGCTGCCGGTTGGCCGCAATTCGCCGCAGCGGGTCGCGCACGGGCTGTATGCCGAACAGCTGTCCGGCACCGCCTTCACCGCACCGCGCGGCAGCAACCGGCGCAGCTGGGTGTACCGGATCCGCCCGGCGGTGACCCACGGCGAGTTCCAGCCGTACGCGCAGCCGCACCTGCACAGCGACTTCGCGCACGGCGCGGTGTCGCCCAACCAGCTGCGCTGGGACCCGCTGCCGCTGCCGGGCACGCCGACCGACTTCGTCGACGGCCTGTACACCATGGGCGGCAATGGTTCGCCCGACGCGCATGGCGGGGTGGGCATCCATCTGTACGCGGCCACCGCCGACATGCGGGGTCGTTACTTCTACAACGCCGACGGCGAGCTGCTGATCGTGCCGCAGCTGGGTCGGCTGCGCCTGCTCACCGAGTTCGGCGTGATCGAGATCGAACCGCAGCAGATCGCGGTGATCCCGCGCGGCGTGCGCTTCCGTGTGGAGCTGCCGGACGGACAGGCCCGTGGCTACGTGTGCGAGAACTTCGGCGCGCTGCTCAAGCTGCCCGACCTGGGGCCGGTCGGCTCCAACGGCCTGGCCAACCCGCGCGATTTCGAAACCCCGCACGCCGCCTACGAGGATGTGGACGGCGACTTCGAACTGATCGCCAAGTTCCAGGGCCAGCTGTGGCGCGCGCCCATCGACCATTCGCCGCTGGACGTGGTCGCCTGGCATGGCAACTACGCGCCGTACCGCTACGACCTGCGCCGCTTCAACACCATCGGCTCGATCAGCCACGACCATCCGGACCCGTCGATCTTCCTGGTGCTGCACTCGCCCAGTGACACGCCGGGAACCAGCAACATGGACTTCGCGATCTTCCCGCCCCGCTGGCTGGTCGCGCAGGACACGTTCCGGCCGCCGTGGTTCCACCGCAACATCGCCAGCGAGTTCATGGGCCTGATCCACGGCGCCTACGACGCCAAGGCCGAAGGCTTCGTGCCCGGTGGCGCGTCCCTGCACAACAGCATGAGCGGGCATGGACCGGACGCGGCCACGTTCGAGAAGGCGTCTGCCGCTGACCTCAGCAAGCCGGACGTGATCAAGGACACCATGGCCTTCATGTTCGAAACCCGCGGCGTGATCCGTCCCACCGCGCAGGCGATGGACGCTGCGCACCGCCAGCGTGGCTACCAGCAGTGCTGGAAGGGTTTGAAGAAGAACTTCAGCGCGTGA
- a CDS encoding K+/H+ antiporter subunit F produces the protein MTGFTFIQTTMAVCMHIVGLAMLMATWRLLRGPTVPDRILALDTMSVTAIAELMLFGMYLNSAVYFEAALLIAMLGFGSTVVLSKFVLRRDIVE, from the coding sequence ATGACCGGTTTCACCTTCATCCAGACCACCATGGCGGTGTGCATGCATATCGTCGGCCTGGCCATGCTGATGGCCACCTGGCGCCTGCTGCGCGGTCCGACCGTGCCCGACCGGATCCTGGCGCTGGACACCATGTCGGTCACCGCCATCGCCGAGCTGATGCTGTTCGGCATGTACCTCAACTCGGCGGTGTACTTCGAAGCAGCGCTGCTGATTGCGATGCTGGGCTTCGGCAGCACCGTGGTGCTGAGCAAGTTCGTGCTGCGCCGGGACATCGTCGAATGA
- a CDS encoding Na+/H+ antiporter subunit G yields MITFIQVALSLLLLFGCFFILVGALGLVKLDTFFKRLHAPTKASTLGVGCVLLGSVLYHIFLGEDPQPRELLITVFLFITAPISAHMMAKAALSLMMEKRPSLPGNETAEEEQLPPPRPRMGPERGDDGERVATRTDPTADPEQEL; encoded by the coding sequence ATGATCACCTTCATCCAGGTCGCGCTGTCGCTGCTGCTGCTGTTCGGCTGCTTCTTCATCCTGGTCGGTGCGCTGGGGCTGGTGAAGCTGGACACGTTCTTCAAGCGCCTGCATGCACCGACCAAAGCGAGCACGCTGGGCGTAGGCTGCGTGTTGTTGGGCTCGGTGCTGTACCACATCTTCCTGGGCGAAGACCCGCAGCCGCGCGAGCTGCTGATCACCGTGTTCCTGTTCATCACCGCGCCGATCAGCGCGCACATGATGGCCAAGGCGGCGCTGTCGCTGATGATGGAAAAGCGCCCGAGTCTGCCGGGGAACGAGACGGCGGAAGAGGAGCAGTTGCCGCCTCCGCGTCCGCGCATGGGGCCAGAGAGGGGCGACGATGGCGAACGCGTCGCCACGCGCACGGATCCCACCGCCGACCCGGAACAAGAGCTCTAA
- the hppD gene encoding 4-hydroxyphenylpyruvate dioxygenase gives MSSQPATASHAPNPGMQVTTFENPMGIDGFEFVEFAAPAGRGAELHDYFRKMGFTAVLRHKQRAITVYRQGDVNFLVNEEPDSFASDFADKHGPCACGFAIRFKKPGDEVLRLALGNGAEVVDFKPETKAVPAPVIKGIGDCMLYLVDRYGAHGSMFDTDYAPIEGADPRPVGFGLTFIDHLTHNLYFGNMQQWSDYYERLFNFREIRYFDIKGLKTGLVSKAMTAPDGIVRIPLNESSDPKSQINEYLDAYKGEGIQHIACFTENIYDTVEAMRAQGVEFLDTPETYFDVIDMRVPGHGEDVPRLAKNKILIDADPETKQRKLLQIFTTNCIGPIFFEIIQRKGNEGFGEGNFTALFESIERDQIKRGVL, from the coding sequence ATGAGCAGCCAGCCCGCAACCGCGTCGCACGCCCCCAACCCCGGCATGCAGGTCACCACCTTCGAGAACCCGATGGGCATCGACGGCTTCGAGTTCGTCGAATTCGCCGCGCCGGCCGGTCGGGGTGCCGAACTGCACGACTATTTCCGCAAGATGGGTTTCACCGCCGTGCTGCGCCACAAGCAGCGCGCCATCACCGTGTACCGCCAGGGCGACGTCAATTTCCTGGTCAATGAAGAACCCGATTCGTTCGCTTCGGACTTCGCCGACAAGCACGGTCCGTGCGCCTGCGGCTTCGCGATCCGCTTCAAGAAGCCGGGCGACGAAGTGCTGCGCCTTGCGCTGGGCAACGGCGCCGAAGTGGTCGACTTCAAGCCGGAAACCAAGGCCGTGCCGGCCCCGGTGATCAAGGGCATCGGCGACTGCATGCTGTACCTGGTGGACCGTTATGGTGCCCACGGCAGCATGTTCGACACCGACTATGCGCCGATCGAAGGCGCCGATCCGCGTCCGGTCGGCTTCGGCCTGACCTTCATCGACCACCTGACCCACAACCTGTATTTCGGCAACATGCAGCAGTGGTCGGATTACTACGAGCGCCTGTTCAACTTCCGCGAGATCCGCTACTTCGACATCAAGGGCCTGAAGACCGGCCTGGTGTCCAAGGCGATGACCGCGCCGGACGGCATCGTGCGCATTCCGCTGAATGAATCGTCCGACCCGAAGAGCCAGATCAACGAGTACCTGGACGCGTACAAGGGCGAGGGCATCCAGCACATCGCCTGCTTCACCGAGAACATCTACGACACCGTTGAAGCGATGCGCGCGCAGGGCGTGGAGTTCCTGGACACGCCGGAAACCTACTTCGACGTGATCGACATGCGCGTGCCGGGCCACGGCGAAGACGTGCCGCGGCTGGCGAAGAACAAGATCCTGATCGACGCCGATCCGGAAACCAAGCAGCGCAAGCTGCTGCAGATCTTCACCACCAACTGCATCGGGCCGATCTTCTTCGAGATCATCCAGCGCAAGGGCAACGAAGGTTTCGGCGAAGGCAACTTCACCGCGCTGTTCGAAAGCATCGAGCGCGACCAGATCAAGCGCGGCGTTCTGTAA
- a CDS encoding monovalent cation/H+ antiporter subunit D, translating into MNHAVILPILVPLVGAACSLFVEHRRYGPTVQRTVAWTTLAALAAAVGLLFAQTADGSIAVYLLGDWPSRLGISLVADRLSSWMLLTTVLLAIPCLLHACSGWDRRAPHFHALFQFQLVGLNGAFLTGDIFNLFVFFEVMLIASYGLLLSGGRGLRMRIGLHYVVFNVTASTLFLISLGLLYASLGSLNMAELSQRIADVPASHLTLTKATMGLLLLVFCSKAALMPLYLWLPEAYARAPAAVAALFAIMTKVGLYAVLRVSSLWFGEDAGAMAGYGSQWLFWAGVATLLLGGLGVLAAARLRVLISYLVVVSAATLFIAFSVRTPEVLSAGLYYLPHSTFVAAALFLIADLIRRRRGGASDRKEVIAPMPGKETPAVLFLIGAVSVAGLPPLSGFLAKAALLAGMPAQYTAVVWAAVLGSSLMVIVGITRGGIRLFWRVPVLEEGVPPPRKAPTRTVELFAAALLLCYGIGMSVFANPLMQYTDAMAAQLLNPQEYVGELRATTPEIRNP; encoded by the coding sequence ATGAACCATGCGGTGATCCTGCCGATCCTGGTTCCGCTGGTCGGTGCTGCGTGTTCACTGTTCGTCGAACACCGCCGCTACGGGCCGACGGTGCAGCGCACGGTCGCGTGGACCACGCTGGCGGCGCTGGCCGCCGCCGTGGGACTGCTGTTCGCGCAGACCGCCGACGGCAGCATCGCGGTCTACCTGCTGGGCGACTGGCCCTCGCGGCTGGGCATTTCGCTGGTGGCCGACCGGCTGTCGAGCTGGATGCTGCTGACCACCGTGCTGCTGGCCATCCCCTGCCTGCTGCACGCCTGCTCGGGCTGGGACCGCCGCGCACCGCACTTCCATGCGCTGTTCCAGTTCCAGCTGGTCGGGCTGAATGGTGCGTTCCTCACCGGCGACATCTTCAACCTGTTCGTGTTCTTCGAGGTGATGCTGATCGCCTCGTACGGCCTGCTGCTCAGCGGCGGGCGCGGCCTGCGCATGCGCATCGGCCTGCACTACGTGGTGTTCAACGTCACTGCCTCGACCCTGTTCCTGATCTCACTGGGCCTGCTGTACGCCTCGCTGGGCTCGCTCAACATGGCCGAGCTGTCGCAGCGCATCGCCGACGTACCGGCCAGCCACCTGACCCTGACCAAGGCCACCATGGGGCTGTTGCTGCTGGTGTTCTGCAGCAAGGCCGCGCTGATGCCGCTGTACCTGTGGCTCCCCGAGGCCTATGCGCGCGCGCCGGCGGCGGTGGCTGCCCTGTTTGCGATCATGACCAAGGTGGGCCTGTACGCCGTGCTGCGGGTCAGCAGCCTGTGGTTCGGCGAGGACGCCGGTGCCATGGCCGGCTACGGCAGCCAGTGGCTGTTCTGGGCCGGCGTGGCCACGCTGCTGCTGGGTGGGCTGGGTGTTCTGGCCGCTGCGCGCCTTCGCGTGCTGATCTCCTACCTGGTGGTGGTGTCGGCGGCGACGCTGTTCATCGCCTTCTCCGTCCGCACCCCGGAAGTACTGTCGGCCGGGCTGTACTACCTGCCGCACTCCACCTTCGTCGCCGCCGCGCTGTTCCTCATCGCCGACCTGATCCGTCGCCGCCGTGGCGGTGCCAGTGACCGCAAGGAAGTCATCGCGCCAATGCCCGGCAAGGAAACGCCCGCGGTGCTGTTCCTGATCGGGGCGGTGTCGGTGGCCGGCCTGCCGCCGCTGTCCGGGTTCCTGGCCAAGGCGGCGCTGCTGGCCGGCATGCCGGCGCAGTACACCGCCGTGGTCTGGGCCGCCGTGCTCGGCAGCAGCCTGATGGTGATCGTGGGCATCACCCGCGGTGGCATCCGCCTGTTCTGGCGCGTGCCGGTGCTGGAAGAGGGCGTGCCGCCGCCGCGCAAGGCCCCCACCCGCACCGTTGAGCTCTTCGCCGCCGCCCTGCTGCTCTGCTATGGCATCGGCATGAGCGTGTTCGCCAACCCGTTGATGCAGTACACCGATGCCATGGCCGCCCAGCTGCTCAACCCGCAGGAGTATGTGGGTGAACTGCGCGCGACCACGCCGGAGATCCGCAACCCATGA